A region from the Sinorhizobium alkalisoli genome encodes:
- a CDS encoding carbohydrate ABC transporter permease → MTIWWRRHRSWLTPALLLTPGLILFLVIIVASSIETFWISFFEWDGIGPKTWIGLGNYVELLDDPQFYTSLKNNVIWLLMFLAAPPAGLAIALLVNQKIAGMRLAKSLFFMPLVLAAVTVGVIFNWFYDPTFGLLAIIYNALGATAPALLSDEHLVTFAVIIAALWPQIAFCLVLFLAGLNNLDEELIGAGRVDGARGWNMLRHVVLPQLTQVAFIAVAITLVGALRSFDLISVMTAGGPFGSSTVLAYQMYEQSIFSYRFGYGAAIATVLFLIMAFFIAWYLRGLIKAEKGT, encoded by the coding sequence ATGACAATTTGGTGGCGACGACACCGAAGCTGGCTGACGCCCGCTCTCCTTCTCACACCGGGACTTATTCTGTTCCTGGTCATCATCGTGGCCTCGTCGATCGAAACCTTCTGGATCTCGTTTTTCGAGTGGGATGGCATCGGTCCGAAGACCTGGATCGGGCTTGGCAACTATGTCGAGCTTCTCGACGATCCGCAGTTCTACACATCGCTGAAGAACAACGTCATCTGGCTCTTGATGTTCTTGGCTGCCCCTCCGGCGGGGCTCGCCATCGCACTGCTCGTCAATCAGAAAATCGCCGGGATGCGGCTGGCGAAATCCCTGTTCTTCATGCCGCTTGTCCTTGCGGCCGTCACCGTCGGCGTCATCTTCAACTGGTTTTACGACCCGACCTTTGGCCTGCTTGCCATCATCTACAACGCCCTCGGCGCAACGGCACCCGCCCTTTTGTCCGACGAGCACCTCGTCACCTTCGCGGTGATTATCGCTGCCCTTTGGCCCCAGATCGCCTTCTGCCTGGTGCTGTTCCTGGCAGGCCTCAACAATCTGGACGAAGAACTGATCGGCGCCGGGCGCGTCGACGGCGCCCGCGGCTGGAACATGCTGCGCCATGTTGTGCTGCCGCAACTGACGCAGGTCGCCTTCATCGCAGTCGCCATCACGCTCGTCGGTGCCTTGCGCTCCTTCGACCTCATCTCGGTGATGACGGCAGGCGGCCCGTTCGGTTCGTCCACGGTCCTCGCCTATCAGATGTATGAACAGTCGATCTTCTCGTACCGTTTCGGTTACGGCGCAGCGATTGCAACCGTTCTCTTCCTGATCATGGCGTTTTTCATCGCCTGGTACCTGCGTGGCCTGATCAAGGCTGAGAAAGGGACGTAA
- a CDS encoding ABC transporter substrate-binding protein, with protein MKFTNKPFEMSRRHFLATTGSAIAASALSTPAIGQTRELTIISNRGNVDQRKALEAIAAAFGKEAGVTVSVNNMDHEAHKTAIRNYLVTSPPDICFWFSGSRMRSFVTRGLFEDISDLVARENYADVIGNTLGSVTVDGKQYGLPTGGILWGLFYRQDTFDEFGLTVPKTFDDFFTLAEKSKASGLVPMSIGTKDQWPCGGWFDHMNLRINGLDHHMDLMAGKIQYSDASLKEIFDRWEALIKADLFTPNHTSFSWDPAAAALVQKKAAMMDLGNFIKYAFPAEDLSQVRFAPFPEIKPGMEQFEDFSVDSIHMPSGAKNKDAAREFLAYFYRPENLSAYLMPEGNVPARSDCEIGDDPILKMSVEALKSVKGTAQFYDRDSDPDLAQAGLKGLQEFMVRPERRDTILAQIERTRARIHG; from the coding sequence ATGAAGTTTACGAACAAGCCTTTCGAAATGTCGCGTCGCCACTTTTTGGCAACCACGGGCTCGGCGATCGCTGCATCGGCCCTGTCGACGCCTGCCATCGGACAGACCCGCGAACTGACCATCATCTCCAACCGTGGGAATGTCGACCAGCGAAAGGCGCTGGAAGCGATCGCCGCAGCGTTCGGCAAGGAAGCGGGCGTCACTGTCTCGGTCAACAACATGGACCACGAGGCGCACAAGACGGCCATCCGCAACTATCTCGTCACCAGCCCGCCCGACATCTGCTTCTGGTTTTCGGGCAGCCGGATGCGGTCCTTCGTGACCCGCGGGTTGTTTGAAGACATTTCCGATCTAGTGGCGCGCGAAAACTATGCCGATGTCATCGGCAATACGCTGGGCTCGGTCACCGTTGACGGCAAGCAGTATGGCCTGCCGACTGGAGGCATCCTCTGGGGCCTGTTCTACCGGCAGGACACCTTCGACGAATTTGGCCTCACCGTGCCGAAGACATTCGACGACTTTTTCACGCTCGCGGAAAAATCCAAGGCATCCGGTCTCGTCCCCATGAGCATCGGCACCAAGGATCAGTGGCCCTGCGGCGGCTGGTTCGACCACATGAACCTGCGCATCAACGGTCTCGACCATCACATGGACCTGATGGCCGGCAAGATCCAGTACAGCGACGCCTCCCTCAAAGAGATCTTCGATCGCTGGGAAGCGCTGATCAAGGCAGACCTCTTCACGCCCAATCACACCTCCTTCTCATGGGATCCGGCAGCCGCCGCACTTGTGCAGAAGAAGGCCGCCATGATGGATCTCGGCAACTTCATCAAATATGCCTTCCCGGCAGAAGACCTGTCGCAGGTGCGGTTTGCACCCTTCCCCGAAATCAAGCCGGGTATGGAGCAGTTTGAAGACTTCTCGGTGGATTCGATCCACATGCCGTCAGGTGCGAAGAACAAGGATGCCGCACGGGAATTCCTCGCCTACTTCTACCGCCCGGAGAACCTGTCGGCCTATCTGATGCCGGAAGGCAATGTACCGGCCCGCAGCGACTGCGAAATCGGCGACGACCCGATCCTCAAGATGTCGGTCGAGGCCCTGAAGAGCGTCAAGGGGACCGCGCAGTTCTATGATCGCGACAGCGATCCGGATCTCGCCCAGGCCGGCCTGAAGGGCCTGCAGGAATTCATGGTTCGCCCCGAGCGGCGCGACACCATCCTCGCTCAGATCGAGCGCACCCGCGCCCGCATCCACGGCTGA
- a CDS encoding carbohydrate ABC transporter permease → MYPRPIPETQTAARALYMTMVCAILVLWLLPLFAILLTSFRSFEDVMAGNYWGWPTEFNLVDNYVAVFQQTKMLQYFVNSLIITVPSVIMVLVFSTMTGFVLSRYPFPGSMVIFVLFVGGNFLPQQIMMIPIRDLMVSLGLYDTFFALMAFHIAFQTGFATLFMRNFIAALPAELFQAARAEGASPWQILIHIVVPLVRPALAALAILTFTFIWNDYFWAIVLTQSDAVKPVTAGLANLKGEWVSQWNIVSAATIFVAIPPVLMFFLMQKHFVSGLTMGAVKG, encoded by the coding sequence ATGTATCCCCGCCCCATTCCCGAGACACAGACCGCTGCACGCGCGCTTTACATGACGATGGTTTGCGCCATCCTCGTCCTTTGGCTGCTGCCCCTTTTCGCCATTCTCCTCACATCGTTTCGTTCGTTTGAAGATGTAATGGCCGGAAACTACTGGGGTTGGCCAACCGAGTTCAATCTCGTCGACAACTATGTTGCCGTCTTCCAGCAAACGAAGATGCTGCAATACTTCGTCAACAGCCTGATCATCACGGTGCCCTCGGTCATCATGGTGCTGGTGTTTTCGACCATGACGGGCTTTGTCCTGTCGCGCTATCCATTTCCCGGATCCATGGTAATCTTCGTGCTCTTTGTCGGCGGCAATTTCCTGCCACAACAGATCATGATGATCCCGATCCGGGACCTGATGGTGTCGCTTGGCCTCTACGACACCTTCTTCGCTCTGATGGCGTTTCACATCGCCTTCCAGACGGGTTTTGCCACCCTCTTCATGCGTAACTTCATCGCGGCCCTACCGGCGGAGCTCTTCCAGGCGGCCCGGGCAGAGGGCGCCTCGCCCTGGCAGATCCTGATCCACATCGTCGTGCCGCTCGTCCGGCCCGCCCTTGCCGCGCTCGCCATCCTCACCTTCACCTTCATCTGGAACGACTACTTCTGGGCGATCGTGCTGACCCAGAGTGATGCGGTGAAGCCGGTGACCGCGGGTCTTGCCAATCTCAAGGGCGAATGGGTGTCGCAATGGAACATCGTCTCTGCGGCCACGATCTTCGTCGCCATTCCACCGGTCCTGATGTTCTTCCTGATGCAGAAGCACTTCGTTTCGGGCCTGACCATGGGCGCCGTCAAGGGATGA
- a CDS encoding beta-galactosidase, producing the protein MKRTQPAPLSVWRPIYLDDFLLGVPHYPEHVDESYWQRDAERMKEAGFNAVRMGEFAWHIWEPFEGKFDFDLFDRAIEVLGKAGIKTILCTPTATPPRWLTMNYPEVLRVDRNGRRASHGSRQHCDTTSPVLRQHSRRITTAMAEHYKDNPHVIGWQTDNELNTTVSESFSDSAALAFRNYLRHRYQTIDDLNFAWGGHFWATAYDNFDQVVLPFPMAPSFSSPGHVQDYHRFLAWATAAFQRDQVEILRATNPDWFIFHNLGNLQDIDFRAEFGQDLDFIGFDIYPMLYDEFRRTNGHAATQALQLDLCRSYSGNFLVPEQASGLGSQPSFTTMNPEPGEMRRMALSSVARGADGLMFFRWRPAHFGAEIYWMGIIDHDDVPRRRYQEAKQFASDIHKIKDRLLGTSVHMDVGIAGADFDNQEAHKTYPIGLPSPQDDGTLLHAHCYRRGIACGFVHPEDDLSRLKVFYVPHWVMWKPEWTPKLEAFVEAGGTLIVGAMTGTRDINNHIIREQAPGGALAKLCGVKVVEFGRLTAKNGDGLFQRMTPQAGLYDNPNRPPPSSAERIYALDFAGRRLEVEHLYEQIETEPDVEILARWSNRFLQGEPAVTRRKVGKGEVIYVATYLTPDLVEALEEQVLSPRGVSPLLDDLPAGIEVTLRSSEDQKLLFVLNTLETPTMVRGLPSGFDLLSGRAVSREEELEAYGCLIISLD; encoded by the coding sequence ATGAAACGGACCCAACCCGCGCCACTTTCCGTCTGGCGCCCGATCTATCTCGACGACTTCCTGCTGGGCGTTCCGCACTATCCGGAGCATGTCGACGAAAGCTACTGGCAGCGCGACGCCGAACGGATGAAAGAAGCGGGCTTCAATGCGGTGCGCATGGGCGAATTCGCCTGGCACATCTGGGAACCCTTCGAGGGCAAGTTCGACTTCGACCTCTTCGACCGCGCCATCGAGGTGCTCGGCAAGGCCGGCATCAAGACCATCCTTTGCACCCCGACCGCCACCCCACCGCGCTGGCTGACGATGAACTATCCGGAAGTGCTGCGCGTCGATCGCAACGGCCGCCGCGCAAGCCATGGCTCAAGACAGCATTGCGACACCACGAGCCCGGTCCTGCGGCAGCACAGTCGCCGGATCACGACTGCGATGGCCGAGCACTACAAGGACAATCCGCATGTCATTGGCTGGCAGACGGACAACGAGTTGAACACGACGGTGTCGGAATCCTTCTCCGACTCCGCCGCGCTCGCGTTCCGCAACTATCTGCGCCATCGCTATCAGACGATCGATGATTTGAATTTTGCCTGGGGTGGCCATTTCTGGGCCACGGCTTACGACAATTTCGACCAGGTGGTCCTGCCGTTCCCGATGGCACCGTCTTTCAGCAGCCCTGGCCACGTGCAGGACTACCACCGCTTCCTGGCCTGGGCGACGGCTGCGTTTCAGCGGGACCAGGTCGAAATCCTCCGGGCGACCAATCCCGACTGGTTCATCTTCCACAATCTCGGCAATCTGCAGGACATCGATTTCCGCGCAGAATTCGGCCAGGATCTCGATTTCATCGGCTTTGACATCTATCCGATGCTCTATGACGAGTTCCGGCGGACCAATGGCCATGCCGCAACCCAGGCCCTGCAGCTTGATCTCTGCCGCAGCTACAGCGGAAACTTCCTGGTGCCCGAACAGGCGTCGGGTCTCGGCAGCCAGCCGTCCTTCACCACGATGAATCCCGAACCGGGTGAGATGCGCCGCATGGCCTTGTCTTCGGTGGCACGCGGCGCCGATGGCCTGATGTTCTTCCGCTGGCGTCCGGCCCACTTCGGTGCGGAAATCTACTGGATGGGAATTATCGACCACGATGATGTGCCGCGGCGGCGCTATCAGGAGGCCAAGCAATTCGCCTCCGACATCCACAAGATCAAGGATCGCCTGCTCGGAACGTCCGTGCATATGGATGTGGGCATCGCTGGTGCTGATTTCGACAATCAGGAGGCACACAAGACCTATCCCATCGGCCTGCCCTCCCCGCAGGACGACGGCACCCTCTTGCATGCTCACTGCTATCGGCGCGGCATCGCTTGCGGTTTCGTGCATCCGGAAGATGACCTGTCACGGCTCAAGGTCTTCTACGTGCCGCATTGGGTGATGTGGAAACCGGAATGGACCCCGAAGCTTGAGGCCTTCGTGGAGGCCGGCGGCACGCTCATCGTCGGAGCGATGACGGGCACGCGCGACATCAACAACCACATCATCCGGGAGCAGGCGCCCGGCGGAGCACTGGCGAAACTCTGCGGCGTCAAGGTCGTCGAATTCGGTCGTCTGACCGCGAAGAACGGAGACGGGCTCTTCCAGCGGATGACACCCCAGGCCGGGTTGTATGACAATCCCAATCGTCCGCCCCCCTCTTCGGCGGAACGGATCTATGCCCTGGACTTTGCCGGACGGCGACTGGAAGTCGAGCACCTCTACGAGCAGATCGAGACCGAGCCGGACGTAGAGATCCTCGCACGCTGGTCGAACCGCTTCCTTCAAGGCGAACCGGCCGTTACCCGCCGCAAGGTTGGCAAGGGCGAGGTCATTTATGTTGCGACCTATCTCACCCCAGATCTGGTTGAAGCCCTCGAGGAGCAGGTTCTTTCACCACGCGGCGTCAGCCCGCTCCTCGACGATCTTCCGGCCGGTATCGAAGTAACCTTGCGCAGCTCCGAAGACCAGAAGCTTCTGTTCGTGCTGAACACGCTTGAAACACCGACCATGGTTCGTGGCCTGCCGTCCGGTTTCGATTTGCTGTCGGGCCGGGCCGTCTCCCGGGAGGAAGAGCTCGAAGCCTACGGCTGCCTGATCATCAGTCTCGATTGA
- the nagA gene encoding N-acetylglucosamine-6-phosphate deacetylase — MKTTLKITGARIFDGNRWHEEVDLVVENGRVASIGPQSVSVEASETVDAKGQLLVPGFIDLQVNGGGGALLNEQPTLEGIQRICQAHAAFGTTAMLPTLITDTRAVTRAAIAAGVAAKAADITGFLGLHLEGPHLSVARKGAHDPSLIRPMDADDLETLLTCMQSIGCLMVTLAPENVSEQQVRTLADAGVIVSLGHTDASFVTACAYAEAGASCVTHLFNAMSGLGHREPGVAGAALAVRSLNVGLIADGFHVDPAVMQIAMRGKQGPGRIFLVTDAMSTIGTDMTRFSLNGREILRENGRLTLADGTLAGADIDMLSCVRYVHQQLDLPLNVALRMASAYPAEAIGLSARKGRLTGGAEADFLLLTGDLTLRSTWINGRKVFEADVSCVA, encoded by the coding sequence ATGAAGACGACACTCAAGATAACAGGAGCGAGGATATTCGACGGCAACCGATGGCATGAGGAGGTCGACCTTGTCGTTGAGAACGGCCGCGTCGCTTCAATCGGGCCGCAGAGCGTCTCCGTGGAAGCCTCTGAGACAGTTGATGCGAAAGGTCAGTTGCTTGTTCCCGGATTCATAGATCTGCAGGTCAATGGCGGCGGCGGCGCGCTCTTAAACGAGCAACCGACGCTGGAAGGCATCCAGCGGATATGTCAGGCCCATGCCGCGTTCGGCACCACGGCCATGCTGCCGACACTGATCACCGACACGCGTGCGGTGACGCGTGCGGCGATCGCGGCCGGGGTCGCTGCCAAAGCGGCAGACATAACCGGATTCCTCGGTCTGCATCTCGAAGGGCCCCATCTTTCCGTCGCGCGAAAGGGTGCTCATGATCCGTCACTGATCCGCCCCATGGATGCTGATGACCTCGAGACACTGCTTACATGCATGCAGTCCATCGGCTGCCTCATGGTCACGCTCGCACCGGAGAACGTGAGCGAGCAACAGGTCCGGACGCTTGCCGATGCCGGAGTGATCGTCAGTCTCGGCCACACGGACGCGAGTTTCGTCACTGCTTGCGCTTACGCCGAAGCTGGTGCTAGTTGCGTGACACATCTCTTCAACGCCATGAGCGGCCTCGGCCACCGCGAGCCTGGCGTTGCCGGTGCGGCTCTTGCGGTTCGCTCGCTAAATGTCGGTCTGATTGCCGATGGCTTCCACGTCGATCCCGCGGTGATGCAGATCGCCATGCGCGGCAAGCAAGGACCAGGTCGGATCTTTCTGGTGACCGATGCCATGTCGACCATCGGCACCGATATGACACGCTTTTCGCTCAATGGTCGTGAGATCTTGAGGGAGAACGGACGTTTGACGCTTGCCGACGGCACACTCGCGGGTGCTGATATCGATATGCTGTCCTGCGTTCGCTATGTTCACCAGCAACTCGATCTACCTCTGAACGTGGCGCTTCGCATGGCGTCTGCTTATCCCGCCGAGGCTATCGGCCTGTCTGCACGTAAAGGCCGGCTGACCGGTGGAGCCGAGGCGGATTTCCTGCTGCTGACGGGGGATCTCACACTGCGGTCAACCTGGATAAACGGGCGAAAGGTGTTTGAGGCGGATGTTTCCTGCGTCGCATGA
- a CDS encoding 3-methyl-2-oxobutanoate hydroxymethyltransferase, translating into MSAQRWSEPDPWGTKRALKGKRQLSMLRVVTLEEAEAAEKAGIEMVSVPPALLGPAFREAAPTVFAVPGLEYGDFITAEEYLRAAFQAMRAGGDAVYCAASLGIIRRLRDEGIPVCSHVGLIPSKATWTGGFKAVGKTAESALSIWMAVQALEEAGAFAAEIEVVPSEVAAIISAKTSLFMISMGAGAGCDAQYLFADDVLGQTRGHVPRHAKTYRNFAAEYDRLQQERIAAFREFRHDVESGAYPADRHNVGVPADELARFNTMING; encoded by the coding sequence GTGAGTGCCCAACGGTGGTCCGAGCCTGATCCCTGGGGGACGAAAAGGGCACTCAAGGGCAAGCGGCAATTGAGCATGTTGCGGGTTGTCACGCTCGAAGAGGCAGAGGCTGCTGAAAAGGCCGGGATCGAAATGGTCTCCGTTCCCCCGGCCTTGCTCGGACCAGCCTTCCGCGAAGCGGCCCCGACGGTGTTTGCTGTTCCAGGCCTGGAATACGGCGACTTCATTACAGCGGAGGAGTATCTCCGAGCCGCCTTCCAGGCGATGCGAGCGGGCGGCGATGCCGTCTATTGCGCAGCCAGCCTCGGCATTATTCGCAGGCTGCGTGACGAAGGCATCCCGGTCTGCAGTCATGTCGGCCTCATCCCCTCGAAGGCAACCTGGACCGGCGGTTTCAAGGCTGTCGGTAAAACGGCCGAAAGCGCGCTTTCGATCTGGATGGCGGTCCAGGCCCTGGAAGAGGCGGGGGCTTTCGCAGCGGAAATCGAGGTCGTTCCGTCAGAAGTCGCCGCAATCATCAGTGCAAAGACCTCGCTCTTCATGATTTCCATGGGCGCAGGCGCTGGCTGTGATGCGCAGTATCTTTTCGCTGACGACGTGCTCGGCCAAACCCGTGGCCACGTTCCACGTCATGCCAAGACTTATCGCAATTTCGCGGCGGAGTACGACCGCCTCCAGCAAGAGCGGATTGCCGCTTTCCGCGAATTTCGTCACGACGTCGAAAGCGGCGCCTATCCTGCTGATCGACATAATGTCGGTGTGCCAGCCGACGAACTCGCCCGCTTCAACACCATGATCAACGGCTGA
- the iolG gene encoding inositol 2-dehydrogenase — MTVNFALLGAGRIGRVHAKAVGSNPDAKLVAVADAFPAAAQSFAAQYGAEVRTIDEIEAARDIHAVIICTPTDTHADLIERFARAGKAIFCEKPVDLDIARVKACIDVVKETDAKLMVGFNRRFDPHFMAVKQAIDDGRIGKVEMITITSRDPGPPPLDYISRSGGIFRDMTIHDFDMARFLLDGEAIASVSAHAAVLVDPAIGAAGDYDSVTVILETVTGRQVVISNSRRATYGYDQRIEVHGSLGSASAENQRPISIEVATAEGYTRPPLHDFFMTRYIEAYANEIAGFIAAIESGALISPSGEDGMLALQLADAALESVRTGRRIILA; from the coding sequence ATGACCGTAAACTTCGCCCTTCTGGGCGCGGGCCGTATCGGACGCGTCCATGCCAAGGCTGTCGGCAGCAATCCGGATGCAAAGCTGGTCGCCGTGGCCGATGCCTTTCCAGCCGCCGCCCAATCGTTCGCGGCTCAGTATGGCGCAGAGGTTCGCACCATAGATGAGATCGAGGCTGCCCGCGACATTCATGCGGTGATCATCTGCACACCGACCGATACCCACGCCGATCTGATCGAAAGGTTTGCGAGGGCCGGCAAGGCCATCTTCTGCGAGAAGCCAGTGGATCTGGACATAGCCCGCGTCAAAGCGTGCATCGACGTCGTCAAGGAGACAGACGCGAAGCTGATGGTTGGCTTCAACCGTCGCTTCGACCCGCATTTCATGGCGGTCAAGCAGGCGATAGACGACGGCCGTATCGGGAAGGTTGAAATGATCACCATCACGTCCCGCGATCCCGGTCCTCCGCCACTCGACTATATTAGCCGTTCCGGCGGCATCTTCCGCGATATGACTATCCACGACTTTGACATGGCGCGCTTCCTTCTGGATGGTGAAGCGATCGCGTCTGTCTCCGCTCACGCTGCTGTTCTTGTTGACCCCGCTATTGGCGCTGCAGGAGACTACGATAGTGTGACCGTAATCCTCGAGACGGTCACCGGGCGCCAGGTCGTGATTTCGAACTCGCGACGCGCCACATATGGCTATGACCAGCGCATCGAAGTTCACGGCTCCTTGGGTTCGGCCAGCGCGGAAAACCAGCGCCCGATCTCGATTGAGGTTGCAACTGCTGAAGGCTACACCCGCCCGCCGCTGCACGATTTCTTCATGACCCGCTACATCGAAGCCTATGCCAACGAAATTGCCGGTTTCATTGCCGCGATCGAAAGCGGAGCGTTGATCTCGCCCAGCGGTGAAGATGGCATGCTTGCACTTCAGCTTGCCGACGCGGCACTGGAAAGCGTTCGGACCGGCCGACGTATTATCTTGGCGTGA
- a CDS encoding ROK family protein: MKIDQRMTRAMNRRLILNLLRREGPASRADIATVTGLSPAAVTFVVADLIAEGYLREGETQPGASGRRPIPLELNYAGHYAIGIKMNVGTLGCVLTDLSTSVLSSLTVEYKSSKPEDVLDAAEQAIVRLRRTAPDLQGKLIGIGFSMPATVDIEQAICVQSRRFQWENVPFGRMLQQRVNAPVWMEDDTLAFALAQHLFGLGRHHKIFTALALGVGIACATVNDGVIHRGAHGRAGKLGHVTHDPNGPLCECGRRGCLQAFYSEPAIVEAWRSERGLPAGVDRYAMKEAAIQGDPVARRILQEAGKAIGYHLADAVNIMDPEVVIVGAEAVSFGDLLFGPMRESLAARCYDEPPAIVPDERDDFWSSGAAALATQALFNFEASGSGLKEAE, from the coding sequence GTGAAGATTGATCAGCGTATGACCCGGGCCATGAACCGGCGGCTCATACTCAACCTTCTTCGGCGTGAAGGGCCAGCGAGCAGGGCTGATATCGCGACCGTTACCGGCTTGAGCCCGGCGGCCGTGACCTTTGTCGTCGCGGACCTCATTGCCGAAGGCTACTTGCGTGAAGGTGAGACACAGCCAGGGGCAAGCGGCAGGCGACCGATACCGCTCGAGCTGAATTATGCGGGCCATTATGCGATCGGCATCAAGATGAACGTCGGGACGCTCGGATGTGTTTTGACTGACCTGTCGACATCGGTCCTCTCCAGCCTGACGGTCGAGTACAAGTCGTCCAAGCCGGAAGATGTGCTCGATGCCGCGGAGCAGGCCATTGTCCGACTACGACGCACGGCTCCGGATCTGCAGGGAAAGCTGATCGGCATTGGTTTCTCCATGCCGGCGACCGTCGACATCGAGCAGGCGATCTGCGTGCAGAGCCGACGTTTCCAGTGGGAAAACGTGCCATTCGGCCGGATGTTGCAGCAGCGGGTCAATGCACCGGTCTGGATGGAAGACGATACGCTGGCCTTTGCCTTGGCCCAACATCTCTTCGGGCTTGGGCGGCATCATAAGATTTTCACGGCCCTTGCGCTTGGCGTTGGCATTGCCTGTGCGACAGTCAACGATGGCGTTATTCACCGAGGCGCCCATGGCCGGGCCGGGAAACTGGGGCATGTGACGCATGATCCGAACGGGCCCCTTTGTGAATGCGGCCGCCGAGGCTGTCTGCAGGCCTTCTACTCGGAACCTGCAATTGTCGAGGCCTGGCGATCCGAGCGGGGCTTGCCAGCGGGCGTTGATCGGTATGCGATGAAGGAAGCGGCAATCCAGGGCGATCCCGTTGCCCGGCGCATCCTTCAGGAGGCCGGCAAGGCGATCGGTTACCATCTGGCGGACGCCGTCAACATCATGGACCCGGAGGTCGTGATCGTGGGCGCAGAGGCCGTCAGTTTTGGCGATCTGCTCTTCGGGCCCATGCGCGAGAGCCTGGCGGCGCGATGTTATGATGAGCCGCCTGCGATCGTTCCGGATGAACGGGATGATTTCTGGAGCTCTGGAGCGGCCGCCCTTGCAACGCAGGCACTGTTCAATTTCGAAGCCAGTGGCAGCGGTCTGAAAGAAGCGGAATAA
- a CDS encoding ABC transporter ATP-binding protein, whose amino-acid sequence MSSVKLENLQKHYAQFHALKDINLTIDKGEFIVMVGPSGCGKSTLLKTIAGLETVTSGTLSIGGRDVTHEEPGDRGIAMVFQSYALYPHMTVAENMGFGLRMAKRPQAEIDAAVKRAAEILRITEQLDKRPRQLSGGQRQRVAIGRAITRSPEVFLFDEPLSNLDAALRTQMRVELSTLHARLGSTMIYVTHDQVEAMTMATRIVVLNKGEIEQVGSPLELYTNPKNLFVAGFLGAPRMNFFEGTIADISGNTVTTTIEGLPPVSLDGVDTQGLSPGDRITLGVRPEKLATGGGSSVTIPARIRLVEHLGRETVFYADASPLKTSGSDTGTENITVQLPQIVPFASDAAVTIGFEIPDAYLFGPDGRTLTARKPLQAI is encoded by the coding sequence ATGAGCAGCGTCAAACTCGAAAACCTTCAGAAGCATTACGCACAGTTTCACGCTCTGAAGGATATCAATCTCACGATCGACAAGGGCGAGTTCATCGTCATGGTCGGCCCCTCCGGATGCGGAAAGTCGACACTTCTGAAGACGATCGCGGGCCTTGAGACAGTCACATCCGGCACGCTCTCGATCGGCGGACGCGACGTCACCCACGAGGAACCGGGTGACCGTGGCATTGCGATGGTTTTCCAGTCCTATGCGCTCTACCCGCATATGACAGTCGCCGAGAACATGGGCTTTGGCCTGAGAATGGCGAAGCGCCCCCAGGCGGAGATCGATGCGGCGGTCAAGCGCGCGGCGGAGATCCTCAGGATCACCGAACAATTGGATAAACGCCCAAGACAACTGTCTGGCGGCCAGCGGCAACGCGTCGCCATCGGCCGTGCGATTACCCGCTCTCCCGAAGTCTTCCTGTTCGATGAACCGTTGTCGAATCTCGATGCAGCACTGCGCACACAGATGCGCGTGGAGCTTTCGACGCTGCATGCCCGACTGGGCTCGACCATGATCTATGTGACCCACGATCAGGTCGAGGCCATGACCATGGCGACCCGGATCGTCGTCTTGAACAAGGGTGAGATCGAGCAGGTCGGATCGCCGCTGGAACTCTACACCAATCCGAAAAACCTCTTCGTCGCCGGCTTTCTCGGTGCGCCCCGCATGAATTTCTTCGAAGGAACGATCGCGGATATCTCGGGGAATACGGTCACCACGACCATTGAAGGTCTCCCACCCGTCAGCCTCGACGGTGTCGACACGCAGGGTCTTTCTCCGGGAGACAGGATCACGCTCGGCGTTCGACCAGAGAAGCTGGCGACAGGTGGCGGGTCAAGCGTGACCATTCCCGCCCGTATCCGGCTGGTCGAGCATCTCGGACGCGAGACCGTGTTCTATGCCGACGCCTCTCCCTTGAAGACTTCGGGGTCTGACACCGGAACCGAGAACATCACCGTGCAGCTGCCACAGATCGTGCCCTTCGCCAGCGATGCCGCGGTCACGATCGGCTTCGAGATCCCCGATGCCTATCTGTTCGGCCCGGATGGGCGGACCCTTACCGCACGCAAGCCGCTGCAAGCCATCTGA